A single window of Malus sylvestris chromosome 5, drMalSylv7.2, whole genome shotgun sequence DNA harbors:
- the LOC126620697 gene encoding pathogenesis-related protein 1-like, producing MGLCNISLALLFILGSALIQSSHAQDTPQDYLNSHNAARAAVGVGPLTWDDNVAGYAQNYANQHVGDCNLVHSGGPYGENLAMSTGDMSGTAAVDLWVAEKADYSYESNSCAAGKVCGHYTQVVWRNSARVGCAKVRCSSGGTFIGCNYDPPGNYVGEKPY from the coding sequence ATGGGGTTGTGCAATATTTCCCTAGCTCTCCTTTTCATTTTAGGCTCAGCCCTAATACAATCCTCTCATGCCCAAGACACACCCCAAGACTACCTCAATTCCCACAACGCCGCTCGAGCAGCAGTAGGCGTTGGTCCCTTGACGTGGGATGACAATGTAGCAGGCTATGCACAAAACTACGCCAACCAACATGTTGGCGACTGCAATCTCGTGCACTCCGGTGGGCCATACGGTGAAAACCTTGCCATGAGCACTGGTGACATGTCGGGAACAGCGGCTGTGGACCTGTGGGTGGCGGAGAAAGCCGACTACAGTTATGAGTCGAACTCGTGTGCTGCTGGAAAGGTGTGTGGGCATTATACACAGGTGGTTTGGCGTAACTCGGCTCGTGTAGGGTGCGCAAAAGTGAGGTGCAGCAGTGGGGGTACCTTCATTGGATGCAACTATGATCCCCCAGGCAACTATGTTGGGGAGAAGCCTTACTAG